One bacterium genomic region harbors:
- a CDS encoding metallophosphoesterase: MKTLIVGDIQGCYQEFLELLTLTGTTAEDSIVTVGDLVDRGPDSRSVVDFFRNTPGAKSVLGNHERKHIRWFRGEITPEVSQEIARAEFGEQEYNEAIGFMESFPVFVDLPEAIVVHAFWEPGISLKDQKARVLVGGMSAEKYVQGVCKNRPWWELYDGPKPLIVGHHDYSKHGVPLNYQNRVYGIDTGCCYGRALTGLILPDFRCISVPAKRDYWGEIRQKYNYPIR, translated from the coding sequence ATGAAGACGCTGATTGTGGGCGATATTCAGGGCTGTTATCAGGAATTTCTGGAGCTTTTAACGCTTACTGGAACCACAGCAGAAGACTCGATTGTCACTGTCGGGGATCTTGTGGACCGTGGTCCTGATTCTCGATCGGTTGTCGACTTCTTTCGAAATACACCGGGAGCAAAATCTGTTCTGGGAAATCACGAGCGAAAACATATTCGATGGTTCCGTGGGGAAATAACTCCCGAGGTCTCACAGGAAATTGCCCGCGCTGAATTCGGTGAGCAGGAGTATAACGAAGCAATCGGATTCATGGAATCATTTCCCGTTTTTGTAGATCTTCCTGAAGCGATTGTGGTCCATGCGTTCTGGGAGCCGGGTATTTCACTGAAGGATCAAAAGGCTCGCGTTCTGGTCGGAGGAATGAGCGCCGAGAAATATGTTCAGGGTGTTTGTAAGAATCGCCCCTGGTGGGAGTTATACGACGGCCCAAAACCTCTGATTGTCGGACATCATGATTATTCGAAGCATGGTGTGCCATTGAACTATCAGAATCGTGTGTACGGCATTGATACTGGTTGTTGTTACGGGCGTGCACTTACAGGATTGATTCTGCCTGACTTTCGATGTATTTCTGTCCCTGCCAAAAGAGACTATTGGGGAGAGATTCGGCAAAAGTATAATTACCCGATCAGGTAA
- a CDS encoding glycosyltransferase, protein MKVTYYSKYSNLGPSSRYRAFQFVESFRSAEIDFRISQLFDDRYFDILRMHEPFRTIRKIPYTLARFRERQLVARKDDSDLNVIEQQLFPYLPFAFEEKYLSRSYLFEFDDAIYITHPWKLPRLIRGARAVIAGNHTLAEYAKKFNEQVHIVPTVLDTDLFRPLPKKSSDRLILGWSGLEYNFPYVQLLSPVLEKLTQEFPVEIVILSGSRPRSFAFPFRFEKWDPFREVEQLQSFDIGLMPLRMDDWSRGKCGFKLLQYMSLEIPSVATPVGVNREIVQHGVNGFLAQDLRDWESCLSQLISDANLRESLGKAARSTVLEGYSTRVWFPKLLSIYREYSGS, encoded by the coding sequence GTGAAAGTCACTTACTACTCCAAGTATTCCAACCTGGGTCCGAGCAGCCGGTACAGAGCTTTTCAATTTGTGGAATCCTTTCGGTCTGCGGAAATTGATTTCCGCATCTCACAGCTATTTGATGATCGATATTTCGATATTCTACGAATGCATGAGCCTTTTCGCACGATTCGAAAAATCCCCTATACGCTTGCTCGATTCCGTGAACGGCAATTGGTCGCGAGAAAGGACGACTCGGACCTGAATGTGATTGAACAACAGCTGTTCCCCTATCTGCCATTCGCTTTCGAAGAGAAATATCTTTCGCGCAGCTATTTGTTTGAGTTTGACGATGCCATCTACATAACGCACCCATGGAAGTTACCCAGGCTGATTCGTGGCGCGCGTGCGGTGATCGCGGGGAATCATACGCTTGCAGAGTATGCGAAAAAATTCAACGAACAGGTGCACATTGTACCTACAGTTCTGGACACGGATCTGTTCAGGCCGCTGCCGAAGAAGTCCAGCGACCGTCTGATTCTCGGATGGTCCGGCCTGGAGTACAACTTTCCTTACGTTCAGCTTCTTTCACCGGTGTTGGAAAAGCTGACGCAAGAATTTCCAGTGGAAATCGTAATTCTTTCCGGATCCCGCCCGCGCAGTTTTGCATTTCCTTTCCGGTTTGAAAAATGGGATCCTTTCCGCGAAGTGGAACAGCTCCAGTCGTTTGATATTGGTTTGATGCCGTTAAGGATGGATGATTGGTCCCGCGGAAAATGTGGATTTAAACTCCTACAATATATGTCGCTTGAAATTCCGTCCGTTGCGACGCCGGTCGGCGTGAATCGCGAAATTGTGCAACACGGAGTGAACGGATTTCTGGCGCAGGATCTTCGCGACTGGGAAAGTTGCCTGAGTCAGCTCATTTCAGATGCGAATCTTCGCGAGTCGCTCGGAAAGGCCGCGCGCTCTACAGTATTGGAGGGCTACTCCACGCGTGTCTGGTTTCCAAAACTGCTGTCCATCTATCGCGAGTACTCCGGATCATGA
- a CDS encoding ABC transporter substrate-binding protein → MKRLLLALIAIVVILYLPSCKKENPVSEEILIGEYGSLTGTTATYGISVKNGIDMAIRDVNAAGGVLGKKIRVIVEDDQGKPEEAQTVVTRLITKNRVVAVLGEVSSSRSLAAAPVCQQNRIPMITPSSTNPRVTTVGDYIFRVCFIDTFQGFVMAQFVSNNLKLKNVAILRDIKNDYSVGLADVFTEEFQKRGGRIVSDESYSEGDNDFNAQLTLIKSKNPEAIFIPGYYTEAGLIARQARNLGILVPLLGGDGWDSGSLWEIGGTALNNSYYSSHYAAKDPNPVVQKFVQDYKKQYGQLPDTNAVLGYDAASLLFDAFRRSNSVDPARVRDALASTKDFIGVTGKIEIDENRNPRKQAIILKVRDGEFDYVETIPPQNK, encoded by the coding sequence ATGAAACGTTTACTTTTAGCTCTGATCGCGATTGTTGTGATTCTTTATCTCCCGTCTTGCAAGAAAGAGAATCCCGTTTCCGAAGAGATTTTGATTGGTGAATACGGTTCGCTTACCGGCACAACCGCCACTTATGGGATTTCGGTAAAGAACGGGATTGACATGGCGATTCGAGACGTAAATGCTGCCGGGGGCGTTCTTGGCAAAAAGATCCGTGTGATCGTGGAAGATGATCAGGGCAAGCCGGAAGAAGCTCAGACCGTTGTTACCCGGCTCATCACAAAGAATCGAGTGGTAGCGGTGTTGGGGGAAGTCTCTTCGTCGCGGAGTTTGGCTGCGGCCCCTGTGTGCCAGCAGAACAGGATTCCCATGATCACTCCATCTTCTACAAATCCGCGCGTTACCACTGTTGGTGACTACATTTTCCGGGTTTGTTTTATCGATACATTTCAGGGTTTTGTGATGGCCCAATTCGTTTCAAACAATCTGAAGCTTAAAAATGTCGCAATCCTTCGAGACATCAAGAATGATTATTCGGTCGGCCTGGCGGATGTATTTACGGAAGAATTCCAAAAACGCGGAGGCCGCATCGTTTCCGATGAGAGCTACAGTGAGGGGGACAATGATTTTAATGCGCAGTTGACGCTGATTAAATCGAAAAATCCTGAAGCGATCTTCATTCCCGGTTACTATACCGAAGCGGGACTTATCGCGCGTCAGGCGCGAAATCTGGGGATTCTAGTTCCGCTGCTGGGTGGAGATGGCTGGGATTCGGGAAGCTTGTGGGAGATTGGTGGTACTGCTTTGAACAATTCTTATTATTCCAGTCATTACGCCGCAAAAGACCCGAATCCGGTGGTGCAGAAATTTGTGCAGGACTACAAGAAGCAGTACGGACAATTGCCGGACACTAATGCGGTCCTTGGCTATGATGCTGCATCGTTGTTGTTTGATGCGTTCCGTCGCTCTAATTCAGTAGATCCGGCGCGCGTTCGGGACGCACTGGCTTCTACGAAAGATTTTATCGGTGTCACCGGCAAGATCGAGATCGATGAAAATCGCAATCCTCGCAAACAGGCAATTATCTTGAAGGTCCGCGATGGCGAATTCGATTACGTGGAGACCATCCCACCCCAAAATAAGTAA
- a CDS encoding guanosine monophosphate reductase, whose protein sequence is MQQMALTYDDVLLIPSYNHYESRRVVDTSMKDRSGKLQLDLPVMTSNMDTVTGHEMANFIASHGGIGVLHRFWPAAKNVEEFKLCPQKTFVSVGTAENELQRAEALRDAGADYFCIDVAHAHGKYVGRTLKTLRDMLPESCIMAGNVATYAGADFLASCGADIVKVGIGAGSVCSTRLKTGFGVPMLTAILECARVDRSIVADGGIRVPADIVKALAFGADFVMLGGMLAGTRPTPGPVITNENGDKVKVYRGMASREAHEEQVGPMPEWKTAEGIAVEVPYREDEDLILADIIGGLRSGMTYGGSINIPELQRKLDYVVISQAGIIENYPHKLLSR, encoded by the coding sequence ATGCAGCAAATGGCGCTTACTTACGATGATGTCCTTTTGATCCCTTCCTACAATCACTATGAATCGAGGAGAGTGGTGGATACCTCGATGAAAGACCGGTCAGGGAAACTCCAACTGGATCTTCCGGTGATGACTTCGAATATGGACACCGTTACGGGGCATGAAATGGCGAATTTCATCGCGTCCCACGGCGGGATCGGCGTGTTGCACCGGTTTTGGCCGGCAGCGAAAAATGTGGAGGAATTCAAACTCTGTCCGCAAAAAACATTTGTGTCTGTCGGAACCGCGGAGAATGAGCTGCAACGCGCGGAAGCTTTGCGGGACGCGGGAGCCGACTATTTCTGCATCGATGTAGCTCACGCGCATGGAAAGTATGTGGGACGCACGCTGAAAACGTTGCGGGACATGCTTCCTGAAAGCTGCATCATGGCGGGAAATGTTGCCACGTATGCAGGCGCAGACTTCCTTGCATCGTGCGGAGCTGACATCGTAAAAGTCGGGATCGGCGCAGGTTCTGTCTGCAGCACGCGTTTGAAAACGGGCTTCGGTGTTCCGATGCTGACTGCAATCCTGGAATGCGCCAGAGTGGATCGATCAATTGTGGCGGACGGCGGAATCCGTGTTCCGGCGGACATTGTGAAAGCGCTCGCATTTGGCGCCGATTTTGTGATGCTGGGAGGCATGCTGGCTGGAACGCGCCCCACGCCCGGTCCGGTGATCACAAATGAAAATGGTGACAAAGTGAAGGTGTACCGGGGGATGGCGAGTCGTGAAGCTCATGAAGAACAGGTCGGGCCGATGCCGGAGTGGAAAACAGCGGAAGGGATTGCAGTGGAAGTCCCTTATCGTGAAGATGAGGATCTGATTCTGGCTGATATCATTGGCGGCCTGCGATCGGGTATGACGTACGGTGGTTCTATCAACATCCCTGAGCTGCAAAGGAAACTGGATTATGTGGTGATTTCGCAGGCAGGTATCATCGAAAACTATCCGCATAAGCTGTTGTCCCGTTGA